The window GCGGTATCCAGGGTCATTTGTTCGCTTTCGATCACACAGGTGCCGGCGATCAGGAAAAACGGCTTATCCAGGCCGACTTCGAAATTACATAATTGCATGTTTAACCTTGTTTCTTGTGTTTGGCGGCCGCTTCCACAAAGCCTGAAAACAACGGATGACCATTACGCGGTGTTGAAGTAAATTCCGGATGAAATTGGCAGGCCAAAAACCAGGGGTGATCGGGCAGTTCAATAATCTCCACCAAGCGGCCATCCAGCGATTTACCGGAGAAGCGCATACCGGCGGCTTCCAACTGTTTCAAATATTGATTGTTGAATTCGTAACGGTGCCTATGCCGCTCGGTAATCACGTCTTTCTGATACAACTCGAACGCCAACGAATCAGATTTTAAACGGCATTTTTGCGCGCCCAAGCGCATGGTGCCACCGATGTCGGAATCTTCGTCACGCTTATTCAATTGACCGGCCTCATCCATCCACTCGGTAATCAAGCCAATAATGGGATGCGGGCTATTCGGCAAAAACTCGGTGCTATGGGCGCCTTCCAAACCGACCACGTCGCGGGCGAACTCGATCACTGCGGACTGCATGCCCAAACAAATGCCCAGATAAGGTATTTTGTTCTCGCGGGCGAAACGTACCGTGGAAATTTTGCCTTCCACGCCGCGCTCGCCAAAACCACCGGGTACCAGAATCGCATCGACATCTTTAAGCTTTGCGGTGCCTTCGGCTTCGATGGTTTCAGAGTCGATATAAGTGATTTGTACTTTGTGGCGAGTGTGGATACCGGCATGAATCAAAGCCTCGTTCAAGGATTTGTAGGCATCGGTATGGTCGACATATTTACCGACAATGGCGATGTTGACTTCATCGGTCGGGTGAGTCAGACCATCAACCACTTTTTCCCAAGCAGACAGATCAGCCGGCGGCACATCGAGACGCAACTGGGCTACGACAATGTCGTCCAGTCCTTGTTCGCGCAACAATAGCGGGATGCGATAAATGGTGTCGGCGTCAATCGCGGAAATGACCGCTTTTTCGTTGACGTTGGTGAACAAGGCGATTTTTTTGCGCTCGCTGGCCGGAATCGGCTGCTCGGAACGGCAAATCAGAATATCCGGCTGGATACCGATAGTGCGCAGCTCTTTTACCGAATGCTGCGTCGGTTTAGTTTTAATTTCGCCGGCCGACTTGATGTAAGGCACCAAAGTCAGGTGGATAAATACCGCCCGGTCCCGACCCAATTCCACGCCCATTTGCCGGATAGACTCCAGAAACGGCAAAGATTCGATGTCACCAACCGTGCCGCCGACTTCGATCAAGGCCACATCGGTACCTTCGGCACTGGCATAGACGCGGCGTTTGATTTCGTCGGTAATGTGCGGAATAACTTGTACCGTAGCGCCCAGATACTCGCCTTTGCGCTCGTTGCGCAACACTTGTTCGTAAACCTGGCCGGTGGTGAAGTTGTTTTTCTTGGCCATCGTGGTTTTTAAAAACCGCTCGTAATGGCCTAAGTCCAGATCGGTTTCCGCGCCATCCTCGGTAACGAACACCTCGCCGTGCTGAAACGGGCTCATGGTGCCGGGGTCGACGTTGATGTAAGGATCGAGTTTGGTGAGAGTGACTTTGAGGCCGCGATCTTCCAAGATGGCTGCCAACGATGAAGCGGCTATCCCTTTTCCCAAGGATGAAACCACTCCGCCGGTGATGAATATGAATTTTGTCATGAACGTTTGGCGCCCTGTTAAGCAATAGCAAGGGGGTCGAAAAGCGGCAAATTCTAACAGTTTTATGGTGCAATTGCCTTTTTAATTGCCAAAGCAAGCTGAGCTGGGATCTCGATAATTGAAAAACATCAACGACATTCGGCAGTAAACACCAACTGATTTTTGCCGCGTTGCTTGGCCAAATACATCGCATCGTCGGCACATTTAATCAACAATTCAGCTTCGGAATGATCGGTGGGATACATGGCAATGCCGATACTGGCACCAATTTTGACGGTCTTTCCATGAATTAAAAATGCTTGATTGATAGCTTTTAACACATTTTGCGCCACTTGCTTGGCCGCCAACACCGAGTGCAGCGACGTTAGCACGAATACGAACTCATCGCCGCCCAAGCGCGCAACGGTATCGACTTCACGGCAACATTGCTCGAAACGCCGGGCCACGGCTTGCAATAACTCATCGCCGGCATCGTGGCCCATTTCATCGTTCACAATCTTGAAACCGTCCAAATCCAGAAACAATACTGCCAAAAATGTCGAATCGCGCTTAGCGCGCAGTAAGTCTTGCCGTAAACGCTCGACCAACAAACCGCGGTTGGGTAAACCGGTGAGCTGATCGTGAAACGCCAGATACATTAACTGCTTTTCCTTGCGCTCCTGTTCGCTGACATCGGTAATCGTGCATAAGCTGATCTGATCGTTAAATTCGAACAGGGTCTGGATGTTGATTTTCGCAACAAAGGTGGAGTTGTCGCGCCGCAACCCCAGCATTCGGACATTGTCCGCAATAATCAATTCTTTTAAAGGCTTGCCGATCAAAGCCTGATCGCTATATCCGAACAACTGATTGGCCGTCTTATTGGCGGAACGCACACATTCGTCACGACCATACAACACGATACCGGTCTCGATGGAATCGATGATATTGCGCAAGGCCTGCACATTGCCCTGCGATTGCTTGATTTGCGCCAGCAAGCGCTTGCAGACCAAGGCAAAATTCAGCAATGCCAGTAACAGCAAACTGGCTTGCAAGCTGCGCAGATAAAACACTTCCTTGGTGGCGTTCTGCTCCAATGCGGTAGTCAGTTCATTCATCAAACCCAGCAATTGCGAGTTATGCATCAACAAAGCATTCAGTGCCGGCCGCAAAACCTCGGCATCAACCCCGGCACCGCCCTGCTCAACCGGCGATAGGCGTTTGTGAATCAGCGTCCAAAGCTGGGACGCCGAGCCGATAATCATTTGCGTATTGGGGGCATCGGCGGCGGCCAGATAAACCGGTTTGCCATCACCGCTACTGGTCATACCGCCTTGCAAAAAACCATCTAAGGTTTTATCGAACAAGTCGACGGCATTGGAAAATTCGCTAAAAGCGCTGAGCTTTTCCGTATTGGTTTGCGCGACATGCAACATCAGCAAAGATTTGGTCATCCGCTGCGACAACATGCGTTGGCGGCCGGATAAATTAATCGCCACCGCGCTCTTTTCCAGCTTTGCGGAAATCCAAAAATTAAGCCCCAGCGCCACCGCATCAAACACGATGAACAACACCACCGGAATGAAAATCGCCGGAAGTTTGCCGCGGGTCTTTTCGGTCATGTCAGGATGCCGCTTAAAAACCCTGGTCTACGCCATTTTGTAACTTGGGCCACGAGCTAAATGCAAACACCCAAATCATGATGACGTTAAGCACCGGCACCAACAAAACCAGCGTCCAGCGCCCGTCGAATCCGGCTTTTTCCAAAATTCGATAGCCCAGCCAAAGGCAAAACAGCATGAATGCCGGCAACAACACGAAAAATAGTTCCATGACTAGCCCTCCTTTTTTGCATTCGGCCATTCTTGGAAAGCCAGTTGCAGAAACACGATCAGCAATCCAAAGACCGGCAAAAACACCAATGCCGCCCACGCCGGATTTAGACCGGCTTTTTTATAGATCAAGATCGCCGGAATCGCGATCATCATGCCCACGATCATGGCCTGGAGTATCTCGGGAAACATCAACATGACACCTCCTATCGGTTTTCGTTAGCTATCATTACATGCTTTCGGATGCGCGCCAATCCAACTGGTAACAAGCGTCCACCGCACTAAGCCAAGCCCATTCCGCAATCCATAAGCCTGCTACCGCAGCCAGACTACCATCCAAATAAATCAATGGCCGAATATCTCTTTCCCAAGGCGGAACCCCTGCTTCCTGGTAGAGTTTTTTTAAACAATGATGACCGACCCGACCAGCCAATTTAAGCTTTTCGCCGCCGCGCCGTGGCTCCACCGTCACTTTTGCATTCTGCCATAAATCTTTAGATAACCCGACCGATGCTGAATTTCTACGCAACACATAGCCATTGCTTAAAGATATTTGCTCCTGTTCTTGCGCCCAGCACTTTGCTTCAGTGTCCTTTCGTAGATTGAGCTCGGGGATGCAATACAATTTTTGCCGATATGTGCGGATGGAATGGCCTTGAATATAAATTTGCGGCAATGCATCGGCACGCCCACCAATTGACTGCTCGACCAGGGTTTGCAACACCGCCTGACTTGGCGGCTTCAATCCCATGCGTCCCAACCATTGCCGCAAAAGGCAATTCAACTGCGTTGCCGAGAAAGCTGATAGATCGGCGATATTGAAACTGCCATCGGTGGGATCGAAAACCGCCGGCAAGGTCTGATTCGCCCAAGCCTCAATCATCTGTGCCGCATCGCCACAGAGCTTGGCCGAACGCGCAACCGTTTTATCCAGCGACGGCCAGCGCTGTTTCAATGTAGGCAGGATTTCGTTACGCAGGTAGTTACGATCGAAATTGCTGCTTTGATTGCTGGGATCTTCCACCCATTGCAAACCGTGCGTTTGCGCATAGCGCTGGATATCGACCTTAGCCACGTCCAATAGCGGCCGCAGCAGCTGTCCGTTCCCAAAAGCACTCGCAATTGGCATGCCGGCCAAGCCTGACACGCCGGCGCCTCGAAACAATTGCAACAGTAAGGTTTCCATCTGATCCTCGCGGTGCTGGGCCAGCAGGATAATATCGTCGACAGCCAATAGTTGCCGCAGCGCCCGATAGCGCGCCTCGCGGGCCGCTGCTTCCGGGCTTTCGCCGTTGCTGGCCCGCGCATCCACCGTTAGCAATTCAAAATCCACTCCTAAGCTTTCTGCTTGCCGGCGACAATGTTCGCCCCATCCCGCTGACTCAGCTTGCAAGCCGTGATCGACATAAACGGCGACGATCTTGCCGGCGAGCGCAGGCAAGCCCACGCATAAATCCAGCAGCGCAGTCGAGTCCAAACCGCCGCTATAGGCGACGAACACTTTCCGGCACGTGGCAGGCAATAAAGCAGCAACAGTCTGCGGATTGAGATCGGGCATGGTTTACTCACAAAAAAGGCCGATTTGACTCGGCCTTTTATTGAACAACTAATTTGACTGACAGTTTTATTTAACCGGCTCTTCGATGTACGAACCAAAACGCATAATGCGCTGATAGCGTCTCTCCAGCAGTAAATCCATGTTTTCCGCCTGTTGCTGAAGATCGTTAAGGTGCCTGGACAATGCGT of the Methylomonas sp. MK1 genome contains:
- the tilS gene encoding tRNA lysidine(34) synthetase TilS produces the protein MPDLNPQTVAALLPATCRKVFVAYSGGLDSTALLDLCVGLPALAGKIVAVYVDHGLQAESAGWGEHCRRQAESLGVDFELLTVDARASNGESPEAAAREARYRALRQLLAVDDIILLAQHREDQMETLLLQLFRGAGVSGLAGMPIASAFGNGQLLRPLLDVAKVDIQRYAQTHGLQWVEDPSNQSSNFDRNYLRNEILPTLKQRWPSLDKTVARSAKLCGDAAQMIEAWANQTLPAVFDPTDGSFNIADLSAFSATQLNCLLRQWLGRMGLKPPSQAVLQTLVEQSIGGRADALPQIYIQGHSIRTYRQKLYCIPELNLRKDTEAKCWAQEQEQISLSNGYVLRRNSASVGLSKDLWQNAKVTVEPRRGGEKLKLAGRVGHHCLKKLYQEAGVPPWERDIRPLIYLDGSLAAVAGLWIAEWAWLSAVDACYQLDWRASESM
- a CDS encoding diguanylate cyclase domain-containing protein produces the protein MTEKTRGKLPAIFIPVVLFIVFDAVALGLNFWISAKLEKSAVAINLSGRQRMLSQRMTKSLLMLHVAQTNTEKLSAFSEFSNAVDLFDKTLDGFLQGGMTSSGDGKPVYLAAADAPNTQMIIGSASQLWTLIHKRLSPVEQGGAGVDAEVLRPALNALLMHNSQLLGLMNELTTALEQNATKEVFYLRSLQASLLLLALLNFALVCKRLLAQIKQSQGNVQALRNIIDSIETGIVLYGRDECVRSANKTANQLFGYSDQALIGKPLKELIIADNVRMLGLRRDNSTFVAKINIQTLFEFNDQISLCTITDVSEQERKEKQLMYLAFHDQLTGLPNRGLLVERLRQDLLRAKRDSTFLAVLFLDLDGFKIVNDEMGHDAGDELLQAVARRFEQCCREVDTVARLGGDEFVFVLTSLHSVLAAKQVAQNVLKAINQAFLIHGKTVKIGASIGIAMYPTDHSEAELLIKCADDAMYLAKQRGKNQLVFTAECR
- a CDS encoding CTP synthase translates to MTKFIFITGGVVSSLGKGIAASSLAAILEDRGLKVTLTKLDPYINVDPGTMSPFQHGEVFVTEDGAETDLDLGHYERFLKTTMAKKNNFTTGQVYEQVLRNERKGEYLGATVQVIPHITDEIKRRVYASAEGTDVALIEVGGTVGDIESLPFLESIRQMGVELGRDRAVFIHLTLVPYIKSAGEIKTKPTQHSVKELRTIGIQPDILICRSEQPIPASERKKIALFTNVNEKAVISAIDADTIYRIPLLLREQGLDDIVVAQLRLDVPPADLSAWEKVVDGLTHPTDEVNIAIVGKYVDHTDAYKSLNEALIHAGIHTRHKVQITYIDSETIEAEGTAKLKDVDAILVPGGFGERGVEGKISTVRFARENKIPYLGICLGMQSAVIEFARDVVGLEGAHSTEFLPNSPHPIIGLITEWMDEAGQLNKRDEDSDIGGTMRLGAQKCRLKSDSLAFELYQKDVITERHRHRYEFNNQYLKQLEAAGMRFSGKSLDGRLVEIIELPDHPWFLACQFHPEFTSTPRNGHPLFSGFVEAAAKHKKQG